From a single Nicotiana tomentosiformis chromosome 2, ASM39032v3, whole genome shotgun sequence genomic region:
- the LOC104121361 gene encoding phytoene synthase 2, chloroplastic isoform X1, with the protein MSMSVALLWIVSPNSEVSNGTGFLDSVRDGNRVFVSSRFLARGRNLMWNGRIKKGGRRQRWNFGSLIADSRYACLGGSRTENGSTFSVQSSLVASPAGEMTVSSEKKVYDVVLKQAALVKRQLRSTDDLEVKPDIVVPGNLGLLSEAYDRCGEVCAEYAKTFYLGTKLMTPERRRAIWAIYVWCRRTDELVDGPNASHITPQALDRWETRLEDIFSGRPFDMLDAALSDTVSRFPVDIQPFRDMIEGMRMDLWKSRYKTFDELYLYCYYVAGTVGLMSVPVMGIAPESKATTESVYNAALALGLANQLTNILRDVGEDARRGRVYLPQDELAQAGLSDEDIFAGRVTDKWRNFMKKQIQRARKFFDESEKGVTELDSASRWPVLTALLLYRKILDEIEANDYNNFTRRAYVSKPKKLLTLPIAYAKSLVPPNRTSSPLAKT; encoded by the exons ATGAGCATGTCTGTTGCTTTGTTGTGGATTGTTTCTCCCAATTCCGAGGTCTCAAATGGGACAGGATTCTTGGATTCAGTCCGAGATGGAAACCGCGTCTTTGTATCATCCAGGTTCCTAGCTCGAGGTAGGAATTTGATGTGGAATGGGAGAATCAAGAAAGGCGGGAGACGACAAAGGTGGAATTTTGGCTCTTTAATTGCAGATTCAAGATATGCATGCTTGGGAGGATCAAGAACTGAAAATGGAAGCACTTTCTCTGTACAGTCCAGTTTGGTGGCTAGCCCAGCTGGAGAAATGACTGTGTCATCAGAGAAAAAGGTGTATGATGTGGTATTAAAGCAGGCAGCTTTAGTGAAGAGGCAGCTGAGATCTACCGATGATTTAGAAGTGAAGCCGGATATTGTTGTTCCAGGGAATTTGGGCTTGTTGAGTGAAGCATATGATCGTTGTGGCGAAGTATGTGCAGAGTATGCAAAGACATTTTACTTAG GAACCAAGCTAATGACCCCAGAGAGAAGAAGAGCTATCTGGGCAATATATG TGTGGTGCAGGAGAACGGATGAGCTTGTTGATGGCCCTAATGCATCCCACATAACTCCGCAAGCTTTAGATAGGTGGGAGACCAGGCTGGAAGATATTTTCAGTGGGCGGCCATTTGATATGCTTGATGCTGCTTTATCCGATACTGTCTCCAGATTTCCTGTTGATATTCAG CCATTCAGAGATATGATTGAAGGAATGCGTATGGACTTGTGGAAATCCAGATACAAAACTTTCGATGAGCTATATCTCTATTGTTACTATGTTGCTGGTACTGTAGGATTGATGAGTGTTCCAGTTATGGGTATTGCACCTGAATCAAAGGCAACAACAGAGAGTGTATATAATGCTGCTTTGGCTTTAGGGCTTGCAAATCAACTAACCAATATACTCAGAGATGTAGGAGAAGA TGCCAGAAGAGGAAGAGTATACTTGCCTCAAGATGAATTAGCACAGGCAGGGCTCTCCGACGAAGACATATTTGCTGGAAGAGTGACTGATAAGTGGAGGAACTTTATGAAGAAACAAATTCAGAGGGCGAGGAAATTCTTTGATGAGTCAGAGAAAGGTGTCACAGAACTGGACTCTGCTAGTAGATGGCCT GTGTTAACAGCGCTGCTGTTGTATCGCAAGATATTGGACGAGATTGAAGCCAACGACTACAACAACTTCACAAGGAGGGCTTATGTTAGCAAGCCAAAGAAGCTTCTCACCTTGCCCATTGCTTATGCAAAATCTCTTGTGCCCCCTAATAGAACTTCCTCTCCACTAGCAAAGACATGA
- the LOC104121361 gene encoding phytoene synthase 2, chloroplastic isoform X2 → MSMSVALLWIVSPNSEVSNGTGFLDSVRDGNRVFVSSRFLARGRNLMWNGRIKKGGRRQRWNFGSLIADSRYACLGGSRTENGSTFSVQSSLVASPAGEMTVSSEKKVYDVVLKQAALVKRQLRSTDDLEVKPDIVVPGNLGLLSEAYDRCGEVCAEYAKTFYLVWCRRTDELVDGPNASHITPQALDRWETRLEDIFSGRPFDMLDAALSDTVSRFPVDIQPFRDMIEGMRMDLWKSRYKTFDELYLYCYYVAGTVGLMSVPVMGIAPESKATTESVYNAALALGLANQLTNILRDVGEDARRGRVYLPQDELAQAGLSDEDIFAGRVTDKWRNFMKKQIQRARKFFDESEKGVTELDSASRWPVLTALLLYRKILDEIEANDYNNFTRRAYVSKPKKLLTLPIAYAKSLVPPNRTSSPLAKT, encoded by the exons ATGAGCATGTCTGTTGCTTTGTTGTGGATTGTTTCTCCCAATTCCGAGGTCTCAAATGGGACAGGATTCTTGGATTCAGTCCGAGATGGAAACCGCGTCTTTGTATCATCCAGGTTCCTAGCTCGAGGTAGGAATTTGATGTGGAATGGGAGAATCAAGAAAGGCGGGAGACGACAAAGGTGGAATTTTGGCTCTTTAATTGCAGATTCAAGATATGCATGCTTGGGAGGATCAAGAACTGAAAATGGAAGCACTTTCTCTGTACAGTCCAGTTTGGTGGCTAGCCCAGCTGGAGAAATGACTGTGTCATCAGAGAAAAAGGTGTATGATGTGGTATTAAAGCAGGCAGCTTTAGTGAAGAGGCAGCTGAGATCTACCGATGATTTAGAAGTGAAGCCGGATATTGTTGTTCCAGGGAATTTGGGCTTGTTGAGTGAAGCATATGATCGTTGTGGCGAAGTATGTGCAGAGTATGCAAAGACATTTTACTTAG TGTGGTGCAGGAGAACGGATGAGCTTGTTGATGGCCCTAATGCATCCCACATAACTCCGCAAGCTTTAGATAGGTGGGAGACCAGGCTGGAAGATATTTTCAGTGGGCGGCCATTTGATATGCTTGATGCTGCTTTATCCGATACTGTCTCCAGATTTCCTGTTGATATTCAG CCATTCAGAGATATGATTGAAGGAATGCGTATGGACTTGTGGAAATCCAGATACAAAACTTTCGATGAGCTATATCTCTATTGTTACTATGTTGCTGGTACTGTAGGATTGATGAGTGTTCCAGTTATGGGTATTGCACCTGAATCAAAGGCAACAACAGAGAGTGTATATAATGCTGCTTTGGCTTTAGGGCTTGCAAATCAACTAACCAATATACTCAGAGATGTAGGAGAAGA TGCCAGAAGAGGAAGAGTATACTTGCCTCAAGATGAATTAGCACAGGCAGGGCTCTCCGACGAAGACATATTTGCTGGAAGAGTGACTGATAAGTGGAGGAACTTTATGAAGAAACAAATTCAGAGGGCGAGGAAATTCTTTGATGAGTCAGAGAAAGGTGTCACAGAACTGGACTCTGCTAGTAGATGGCCT GTGTTAACAGCGCTGCTGTTGTATCGCAAGATATTGGACGAGATTGAAGCCAACGACTACAACAACTTCACAAGGAGGGCTTATGTTAGCAAGCCAAAGAAGCTTCTCACCTTGCCCATTGCTTATGCAAAATCTCTTGTGCCCCCTAATAGAACTTCCTCTCCACTAGCAAAGACATGA